A genome region from Chengkuizengella sp. SCS-71B includes the following:
- a CDS encoding minor capsid protein: MKSSEYWQKRSEQIAKDQYDKADQYLSKLGSEYGRAMQEIQRNIEVFYQRYATNDEISLADTRKILQGKELNEFKMTLEEFTRKAKNNADGRWTKELNNVYYRTRISRFEALKVQVRQQVELLAGSRQKGARELLGDIYEDTYYRTMFELQKGTGIGVNFARLDQEGMDKVLSTEFAESNWSKRIWGDRNKLTRELQTKLSQSFIRGDSVDRTIKDVSARFNVSRSNAERLIETETSFFTGQATLSSYKESGIVKKYEVLATLDNRTTEICQQMDGKVFPNNQAEVNINYPPFHVRCRTTVMPYFDDDFDEGERIARDEDGSTYYVPNDIKYPDWKKKYV; encoded by the coding sequence ATGAAATCCTCCGAATACTGGCAGAAACGCAGTGAGCAGATTGCAAAGGACCAATACGATAAAGCAGATCAATACCTCTCCAAGTTAGGCAGTGAATATGGCAGGGCCATGCAAGAGATTCAAAGGAACATTGAAGTATTCTATCAAAGGTATGCTACTAATGATGAAATAAGCCTTGCTGATACCAGGAAGATACTACAAGGAAAAGAATTAAATGAGTTTAAGATGACGTTAGAAGAGTTTACTAGGAAAGCAAAAAACAATGCAGATGGACGTTGGACAAAGGAATTAAACAATGTCTATTACAGAACACGTATAAGCCGATTTGAAGCCCTGAAAGTACAAGTAAGGCAACAAGTTGAATTATTAGCTGGAAGCCGTCAGAAGGGAGCACGTGAATTACTAGGTGATATTTACGAGGATACTTATTACCGTACGATGTTTGAACTTCAAAAAGGAACAGGCATAGGTGTTAATTTTGCTAGATTAGATCAAGAGGGTATGGATAAAGTACTATCTACTGAGTTTGCAGAATCTAACTGGAGCAAACGAATATGGGGGGATAGAAATAAACTTACAAGAGAGCTGCAAACAAAATTATCTCAATCCTTTATTCGCGGGGATAGCGTTGATCGAACGATAAAAGATGTATCTGCTAGGTTTAATGTTTCTCGCTCAAATGCTGAACGTTTAATTGAAACAGAGACTAGTTTTTTTACAGGACAGGCCACTCTTTCAAGTTATAAAGAAAGTGGAATTGTAAAGAAATATGAAGTGTTAGCTACCTTAGATAATCGAACTACTGAAATCTGTCAGCAGATGGACGGGAAGGTGTTTCCTAATAATCAAGCAGAGGTAAATATCAATTACCCACCTTTTCACGTTCGCTGCAGAACAACCGTGATGCCTTATTTTGATGATGACTTTGATGAAGGTGAAAGAATTGCAAGAGATGAAGACGGAAGCACATATTATGTTCCAAATGATATCAAATATCCAGATTGGAAAAAGAAATATGTATAA